GAGCAGGGCTCTCTATTTTCAGAGACAGTAATGGACCTATTTCTGCAGGCGGTATTACAGCGGGAGCTTCATACTTTATTCCACTAAGTAGTGAGGGAGACAGAAAAGACCAGTTCTCTTTCGGTACCAGTGTTTCATTTTACAATATGAACTTCGACTATACTTCAGTGAATGTTGAAGATGGTTACGATCCACTATTGATCGGGAAAGAAGGGAATATTTTCATGGCTTATGCCAACTTCGGTGCGGCTGCAACCTATAGAAACATCTTTGCAGGAGTATCTGTAAACGATATCGCACTAAGCAACGATAAGGCTATCGTAAACGGAATTGAGCCTTCACCAATCAAATTTTTCTTAAACTTAGGATATGACTGGCATTTTGCTGACAATATCTTCATAACGCCATCAGCATTGATCAACCTGAATACCAATTCAACAAGAATGATCGACTATAACTTAATGGCAACTTTCTTTAACGACATCAATTCATTCTCTGCCGGAGTAAGCTACAGAACGGTACAGAACAGGTTCGACAGCCAGCAGCTTCAGGTTGCACCGGTTATTAAAGTAAGATTCAATAAATTCATGATCGGAGCTACTTATAATATCGGAATGTCTGATATCCAGACGTATGGAGGAAACAGCTTCATGATCAGTTTAGGTTATAACTTCGATAACTTTATTAATCATAGAGGATATAGATATTAATCTGATTTAATTTAAATAAATTTGAGCTCTGAAATTTTCAGGGCTCTTTTTTATGATATATATTCACATCCCCTTCTGCAAACAGAAATGCAGCTACTGCAATTTTCACTTTTCTACATCTCTGAACTTCAAAGATGAGATGATTAGCGCAATGAAAACTGAAATCCGGCTTAGAAAAAATGAATTGCAGAACAAAAATCTGCAGTCACTGTATTTCGGAGGTGGCACTCCGTCTATTCTCTCAGCAGATGAGATCAGTTCAATAATTGATGAAATACTGAAATATTTCAGCTTTGATAATGATATTGAAGTTACTTTGGAAGCCAATCCGGATGATCTGGATAAAAATTTTTTAAAGCAGTTGGCACAATCTCCGGTCAACAGACTTTCCATCGGGACACAAAGTTTCTTCGAAGAAGACCTGAAACTGATGAACCGTGCCCATAATGCATCAGAAGCAGAAAGCTCCATCAAAAGAGCACAGGATTTTGGCTTCGAAAACCTAAGTATAGATCTCATTTATGGGTCCCCCACCTCCAGTCTGGAAATCTGGAAGGAAAATTTAAATAAAACAATTGCTCTTGAAGTACCTCATATTTCTTCCTATGCTCTGACAGTT
Above is a genomic segment from Chryseobacterium shigense containing:
- a CDS encoding PorP/SprF family type IX secretion system membrane protein, with translation MRKLYAIVCLALLSNAYKAQESLPYYQQYLLDGEFLFNPAQYGKTDYVQLNANYHKQFDKFSDSPNTQSIGINGNIFDRVGAGLSIFRDSNGPISAGGITAGASYFIPLSSEGDRKDQFSFGTSVSFYNMNFDYTSVNVEDGYDPLLIGKEGNIFMAYANFGAAATYRNIFAGVSVNDIALSNDKAIVNGIEPSPIKFFLNLGYDWHFADNIFITPSALINLNTNSTRMIDYNLMATFFNDINSFSAGVSYRTVQNRFDSQQLQVAPVIKVRFNKFMIGATYNIGMSDIQTYGGNSFMISLGYNFDNFINHRGYRY
- the hemW gene encoding radical SAM family heme chaperone HemW, with product MIYIHIPFCKQKCSYCNFHFSTSLNFKDEMISAMKTEIRLRKNELQNKNLQSLYFGGGTPSILSADEISSIIDEILKYFSFDNDIEVTLEANPDDLDKNFLKQLAQSPVNRLSIGTQSFFEEDLKLMNRAHNASEAESSIKRAQDFGFENLSIDLIYGSPTSSLEIWKENLNKTIALEVPHISSYALTVEPKTALENWIAKGKISSPKEEEQNKEFYYLSDFLKDNGFEHYEVSNFAKPGFYSRHNSAYWKYKEYLGIGPSAHSYNGLDVRSWNIANNQQYLKKLHTGILAKEEELLSREDQFNEMIMIGLRTIWGVDLESLKNKFSDRILEHFRNEIKPKIEEGILIIEDNHLKIPEKHWFMADGIASDLFLV